The region GATCTCCGCCACGGAGTCCCCCGTCGCCAGGATCCGGGCTCCGGTGCCGTGTTTCCAGTGGGCCCCATGGTAGGTTGTGGTCCCACACGAGTCAATTCCCAAAGCCTCCAGAAGCGCTTCAACGGCGCCCTTGAGCTCGAGGAGGCGATCCGTCTCGGCACCCGGGCGGTCCCACTCGTCCGGGAGACCCGCCACGAGGAGCGCCGCCTCGTGCCGCTCGGAGCCGATCGGAGGCGGGACGGCACGGAACACCTTGCCGGCTTCCACGAGCCTCACGTCCCGCACGCCCTGATGGAGATTCCGGACCGCGCTCGCGAGGAGCCCCGGCAGGAGACCGACACGCAGGTGTTTCAGCTCGCGGCTCATCGGATTCTGGAGCTCCCAGATCTCCCCGTCGGGAATGGCTTCCCGGGCTTCCGGAGGGATCTCGCCCACGAGCACCGTGCTCAGGGCCTCGTGGAACCCCAGGCCGAGCGCGACCTCGACGATCCGATCGGCGACGCGCTCCGGCTGCGGCTCCAGGGAACGGGGCGGCACGGGCATGGCGCGCACCCGGAGCGGGATCGCGTCGTATCCGACGACACGCCCCACTTCCTCGATCAGGTCTTCCTCGATCTCGAGATCCTTGCGAAAGGACGGCACGCCGAACGTCGCGACCAGGTCTCCGTTCCGGGGCGACCACGAGCTCACGGCGGGGATCCCGAGCGTCGCGAGCGCGTCCGTCGCGACCGAGGGCTCCATCTCCACGCCGAGAAGGCTCGTCAGCCTGCGGTGGCGGAGCGCGACCGTTCCGGGCTCCGCGCGGCCGGGCCACTGGTCCGCGACATCGCTCAGGACCGTGCCTTCCGCAGTCTCCGCGAGGAGCCGGGCCACCGCATCGAGGGCGCGCGCGACCCCGTCGGGATCGACGCCCTGCGCGAAGCGCGCGGCCGCGTCGCTCGCGATGCCCAGCGATCGGGCCGTCTCCTGCGTGAGCTTCGCGTCGAACTGCGCGCTCTCGAGCACGACGTCCGTGGTGACGTCCGTCACGCCGGACTCGATCCCGCCCATCACGCCCGCGAGCGCCATCGCCTTGGAGGCGTCGGCGATCACGAGGTGCGCGGGAGCGAGCGCCACGTCGCGCCCGTCGAGGAGCGTGAGCCGCTCTCCGGCGCGCGCGCGCCGGACGCGGATCTCGTACCCGCCGACCTTCGCGGCGTCGAACGCGTGGATCGGCTGGCCGTATTCGCGAAGCACGTAGTTGGTCGCGTCCACGACGTTGTTGATGCTCCGGAACCCCGTGGCCTCGAGCCTCCGGCGGAGCCAGTCCGGCGCGGGCCCCACCTTCACGCCGCGCACGACGCGCGCCATGTACCGGGGACAATCGCGCGGATCCTCGATCGAGACCCCGGGGAGCTTCCCCGCTCCCTTGGCC is a window of Candidatus Eisenbacteria bacterium DNA encoding:
- the pheT gene encoding phenylalanine--tRNA ligase subunit beta, coding for MKVTWSWLRDWVELPAEPEELAGILASRGFPVQSLERGTSFDPEIVVGHVLEVSPHPNADRLRLCTVDIGSARLSVVCGAPNVAAGQRIALAKIGSKLPDGTKLRKSKIRGVESEGMICSERELGRSEESQGIWVLPGEPAIGVPLAEAVGGSDTILDVEVTSNRTDCDAVIGLAREIASARRTALREAPKLEAKGAGKLPGVSIEDPRDCPRYMARVVRGVKVGPAPDWLRRRLEATGFRSINNVVDATNYVLREYGQPIHAFDAAKVGGYEIRVRRARAGERLTLLDGRDVALAPAHLVIADASKAMALAGVMGGIESGVTDVTTDVVLESAQFDAKLTQETARSLGIASDAAARFAQGVDPDGVARALDAVARLLAETAEGTVLSDVADQWPGRAEPGTVALRHRRLTSLLGVEMEPSVATDALATLGIPAVSSWSPRNGDLVATFGVPSFRKDLEIEEDLIEEVGRVVGYDAIPLRVRAMPVPPRSLEPQPERVADRIVEVALGLGFHEALSTVLVGEIPPEAREAIPDGEIWELQNPMSRELKHLRVGLLPGLLASAVRNLHQGVRDVRLVEAGKVFRAVPPPIGSERHEAALLVAGLPDEWDRPGAETDRLLELKGAVEALLEALGIDSCGTTTYHGAHWKHGTGARILATGDSVAEIGEIAPSLAERLGLDQPAWAAVLDVASIGKAAPGVRKYADIPRFPASKRDLAVVVPREAHHGELMRTIREAGGPFLSGVRLFDVFEGRAIGEGRKSMAYALEFRSPDRTLSDRDVDGAIEAIVHALTTKFGAALRGSPAGPGTRP